The stretch of DNA CATTGTGGTGTTAATCATATCGATTGTGCTATTTTTTGTCTTATTTTTTGGAATTGGGTTTATCCTTAATATGCTGCTAAGAATGTCATGGGTAATGGCTATAGTGTACCCTGTAGTGGCAATTTTAATTGTAGATAAAGTCCGTTTTGTTGAATATTTTACAAATAGTAAAGTGGCCTTTCAGGAACTAGGGCAAAAGTTCGGTTCTTTAGCCACTGCAGATATTCTAATATTAATAAGTGGGTTAGCAGGGGCCATTGCTGCTGGTTTTACAATTAAGTTATTACGTAAAAATGGATATCAGATGTTCTAAGACTTTTTGCCTTAAGGTAAAAAGTCTTTTTTGTTTGCTGGAAAAAATTTCTCACTTCTTTTTTGAATATTTCCCTTCAGCTTGGGAATGAATATTTTGGGAGGAGTGAAAATTTTAATGAATAAAACAAAAAATTGGATTAAACGATTTGCTCTTGTATGTCTATTCTTAATGGCATTATTAGCAACCTTCCAATCCATCTCTGGCGTAAATGCAAGAACTCTAATTAATCATTTTGCGTCTGGACTTTCTGTAAGTGAAACTGCTTCAAACACAACGTCGCCATCGTTAGAGGATGCTTTTGATTGGTCAAAGTACCCTAAACATACAGTTACGGCCACAGGATATACAGCAGGGATTGAATCAACAGGTAAGAGCAAAGGACACCCCGAATATGGAATTACCTATTCCGGTGTAAAAGTAAAACGTGATTTATTCTCCACTGTTGCAGCTGATTTAAACGTTTTCCCTATTGGTACGATCCTATTTGTTCCAGGCTATGGATATGGGGTCGTCGCGGATAAAGGAGGAGCCATTAAAGGAAATGAGCTCGACCTTTATTACGAAACGGTTGAGGATGTTTATAACAAATGGGGCAAAAAACAGGTCGACGTGTATGTTGTTCAAAAAGGGAATGGTAAGCTCACTGAGGAACAGCTGCAGGCTTTAAATGAAGATAAGGCTCTGCAGGTTTTTCGTCAGCAGTATACAAGCTCAGAGAAAAGGTAAGAAACAGGCCCTGTGCCTGTTTTTTTTTTATAGGATAAAAATTTAGAATATCGAAATAAACAAACCTTTTCGATATAATAGAGAAGACTAACATGGAGGTGGAGTGGACATGTTTCACGTTAAACAAGAGTTGGATTTTACAACAGAGCATGAAGGTTTGGTTATCGGTTTGTTTGATAAACCCGAGAAATTTACTGGATCATTAGCCAATCTTGATGAGAGGTTTGATGGACAGCTTACCGAATTGGTTAAGTCCGGTGACCTTTCAGCAAAATTAAAAAGTATTACAAAAGTACATAGCTTTGGAAAAATTGCAGCAAAGCGCATTTGGTTTGTTGGATTAGGAAAAGAAAAAGAAGTATCCTTTGAAAAGGTTAGAGCCGCATTTGGTAAACTATTCAAGGAGATTAAAGCAAGTAAGCTTGTAGAAACAGCCATTTACTTAGATTCGTTTATTACAGACAAAGTAGATGCTTTGGATGCAGCACACGCATTAAGTGAGGCGTTTTCGTTATCTACCTATCAATTCGAAGGCTATAAGCAAAAGTCGAATGAGCCAGAGAAAAAATTAGAAAATCTGACTGTTTACTGTAACACTAATGAAGAAGATTTACAGGCATCATTGAATGTTGGTTATGCTTTTGGAAAAGGGACTAACTCGGCAAGGACACTTGTGAACACTCCAGGTAACTTACTAACTGCAAGTGATATGGCGAACTATGCTAAAGAGCTTGCAGCCAAGTATGATTTCGAACTGGAAATCTTAGATAAAGCAGAGATTGAAAAGCTTGGCATGGGTGCATTTCTTGCGGTTAATCAAGGGTCTACGGAGCCGCCTAAAATGATTGTTTTAAAATATCAAGGAAAAGACGAGTGGAAGGATGTCATTGGTCTTGTTGGAAAAGGGATTACCTTTGATACCGGTGGCTACTCGATTAAAACAAAGGCTGGAATCGTGGGCATGAAAACAGACATGGGCGGAGCGGCTGCTGTCCTTGGTGCTATGGAGATTATCGGAGAAATAAGACCAGAGCAAAACGTTGTAGCAGTCATTCCTTCAACAGATAATATGATTAGCGGTGGGGCGTTTAAGCCAGATGACGTCATTACGTCTATGAGTGGGAAAACCATAGAGGTGCTAAATACAGATGCAGAAGGCCGTCTTGTGCTAGCAGATGCTGTTACATATGCTAAGCATCATGGGGCGGATTATTTAGTGGATGTTGCCACATTAACTGGTGGCGTTATCACTGCACTAGGTCTGCATACAACAGGTGCAATGACGAACCATGAATCTTTATATGAACAAGTACTGGAAGCTTCGATGGAAGCGGGAGAAAAGATGTGGCAATTGCCGTTGTTTGACACCGAGATTGAACGTGTAAGAAACAGTAAAGTAGCTGACTTGAATAACTCTCCTGGCAGTGAAGGTCATGCATTAGTCGCTGGTGCGTTTATTGGCGAGTTTGCTGAAGGGACTCCATGGGTACACCTGGATATTGCAGGAACGGCTACTTCTTCGAAGGACTATGACCTGGGTCCAGCAGGTGCAACAGGAGTTATGACGCGTACGCTTGCTCTATTTGTTGAACGATTTGAACCGATTGGAAAATAAACTGGAGAAAGCTTCATAATGGATTTAGAGGATCACATACGCTTTTGCCCACTCCAAACCCCATCCTTTTGCATATGCAATAGTGTAGGCAAGTATAGATGAAAAAGGAGGTAATGGTGTATGTACCCTTATCGAAGCCCGTACCCGGTACACGATCAACGTTTTATTGGCTTTGGATTGCCGTTAGCGATAGGTGGACTTAGTTTTCTAGGAGGTTTACTAGGAGGCGGATTAGGAGCATCTTTTGCAGCTCGCCCTTTTTATGGCGGCTTTGGCTACCCAGGTTTCGGCTACCCAGGTTTCGGATATCCGCCAATAGGTTATCCACCTGTAGGCTATCCTCCTATGGGATTCCCAGGTTATTATTAAGAACAAGTTAAAAACAGCTCTCGAGGCTGTTTTTTTCGTTTAGGTAATTGATAAAAAAAGGAAATTTCTAAGAAATGGAGAATAGGTTTAGATAGAAAAGATCTAAATACCGGAGGGATAGAAATGATAAAGGACACATTAATTGAAGCGCTCGGAATAGAGATTACTCAATTGGGAGAAGGGAAAGTCACTGCCACAATGCCAGTAGACGAGCGAACTCGCCAGCCATTTGGATTATTACACGGAGGCGCATCTGTTGCCTTAGCAGAAACAGTAGCAAGTATTGGAGCTTATGAATTAGTGGATAAAGAAACAGAGGGTGTGGCTGGATTAGAAATAAACGCAAACCATGTCCGTCCGAAAACCGAAGGAGTGGTTACGGCAGTAGGGACAGTTCTGCACCAAGGGAAATCAACGATGGTTTGGGATATTAAAATTACAGATGAACAAGACCGACTAATTTGTGTTTCTAGATGTACAATGGCAGTAATTAAATTAAAAAAATAAAACAGTAACCAAATAAAGAATGGGACTTTTTCCATTCTTTTTTATGTCTATTGTACAAAAATTTAAAAAATTTAGATTGGATTCATGATATAATCAAAGATATAAAAAAAATAGAAAAAAAGCACAATTTTTTGTACAGGTTTCTTTATATAATGATAGTAAGATGGAAACGAATGGTGGTGATAGTAAAATGAGAACGAAGAAACAATATTTATTTATTGATTTTGAGTTTACAATGCCTGAAAGAAATATGCGTATGAAGGACTTTTTTGCGGAAATCATCGAGGTTGGAATAGTTGCCGTAGTTGATGATGAGGTTACGGAACAATTTTCATCCTATGTTACACCACTTAAATTCCCAAAACTATCAGAACGCTGCAAATCATTCTTACATATTTCACAGCAGCAGGTCGATAAGGGGCTATCAATTTATGAACTTATAAAAAAGCTGGAGGAGTTCAATAAAAATAACTATGATACCTCTATTGTTACTTGGGGAAATATGGATATGAAGGTCTTACGGCATAATTGTTTACAGGCGGGTATGGCATTTCCTTTTAAGGCGGCAGCTGAATTAGACTTGTCTATGGAATATAAACGGTTCTTTGGTGATCAAAATCAAACCGGCCTATGGAAAGCTGTTCAGGAATATGGCAAAGAAGGGACAGGCAGGCACCACCGGGCATTAGATGATGCCTTGACTACCTACAATATATTCAAACTTGTTGAAAAGGATAAACGTTACTTGGAAAAACCAAAACCAACAACTATTGGGGATCGTATTGATTTTTCAAAGCTATTAAATGAATTTGCATAAAAGGCCAAATCATTCAAACTGATTTGGCCTTTATTATTCTATAACTTATAATCTTTTTCTAATGCTCCGAGCGCCTTTAAGCTCATTTCAGCCCATTCTGATGGAGCTACCTCGAGGTCTTTTTTCATTTTGGCCATAGCTTCTTTTAATGATTCCTGATAATCAGGGATCTCACCTTCAAATTTTTTAACCATCTGTTTCGGAATATTAGCTTGCTCCCTAAAGGCAAGTGCCCGTCTTTCATGGAAAATAAGAACATCAGCATCCTTGGGATTATGTAGATCACCTTGCATCGGGTGTTTAAGAACACCCAAAACTCTTACTAAATAATGCTGAGGGCGAACTTCCGTTAATTCCCCAATATATTTCCCAGTTTTATATATACCTGTAACAATATCACCAATTTGTAACTCCGACACACTCATCACTCCTCCATCTAATTGTTTCTCCTTTCATTTTATAAGAAAACATAGTAAATTAAAAACAATGTGTGAAATAATATTCATTCGTTTAAAGTGGATAATTGGAGGGAAGCTAAATGAGTAAGAAATTGCAAATAATTGTCACATTAATGACAATCGTTCTAGTATTGGCAGCATGTGGGACAAGTGCAAACAAGGAAGAAGCAAAAGTGAAGACTGCCACGCCAAAAACAGAACAAAAGAAAGGAGACGAACCAGTGTCAAATACAGTGTATCCTCAGTTAACTACTGAAGTGGCTGAAAATGAGAAATTAGTTGAAATGGATACTTCCATGGGGAAAATCAAAATTAAATTATTCCCAGAATATGCACCAAAAGCAGTTGAGAACTTTGTGAAACATAGTGAAGAAGGGTATTACGACGGACTTATTTTTCATAGAGTGATAAATGACTTCATGATTCAGGGTGGAGACCCTAATGGAAATGGAACAGGTGGAGAAAGCATTTACGGCAATCCATTTGAAGATGAATTCTCTAATAATCTTTTCAATTTACGCGGAGCCCTTTCAATGGCTAACTCTGGTGCGAACACAAATGGAAGTCAGTTTTTTATTGTTCAAAAGACCTCTCTAGATCCATCTATGAAATCGGAAATGGAAAAAGCAGGTTATCCAAAAGAGATGATAGAAGCCTACGATAAAAATGGTGGAACACCATGGCTTGATCATAAACATACAGTTTTCGGTCAAGTGATTGAGGGGATGGATATTGTTGATAAGATTGCCAATACCCCAGTAGATCCAAAGGACAAGCCAGAAAAAGACGTAATCATCAAAAAAATTACCGTTTTAAAATAAGCGTAACTGTAAAATGATTCATTGGTAAGAAACGTTTTTTGTTGCTATAATTACTTTTTAGAGCCATTCCTTTTAGAAAGGGAGAGAAAAATGTTTCTACCATCCGTTCTATCATTGTTTTTATATTTTCCGGAAGATAAATCAGAGTATATTCCTGCATCCATTACGTTTGCTATCTTTTTAATAGGTGCTCTTCTGACGATGAGATTCATCATTAAGATTTCCAAGCGTGAGGCTCAGAAGGCAAAAGAGCTAGAGGAACAAATACTAAAAAATAATCAATCCAATCAGAGAAACAGTTAACCATTGCTGTTTCTTTTTTATACAAATAGAGATGAATAGGTCTCCCCACTCAAGCCCATACTAAGCGCAAATTGTCTATCATTGGGGGAGTACATATGAAAAAAAGCTGGATTATTATACCACTTCTTTTGCTGACAGGATGCATGGAAAAGGAAATAAAAAAACTGGATGTTGAAATGTTCAATGCTTCGGGAGACTCACTAGGAACAGTTTCATTGGCCGAGCAATCCAGCGGTGTGAAAATGTCGGTAAGTTTAAAGGGTCTGCCAGCTGGCGAGCATGCCATTCATATTCATGAAAAGGGGAAATGTGAAGCACCTGATTTTAAATCAGCAGGTAATCATTTTAACCCAGAAAAAAAAGAACATGGGCTCCTTCATCCCAAAGGGGCACATGCTGGAGACTTGCCAAATTTAATTGTAGAGGATAGTGGGTCTGTTACGGCAGAGCTGATGGCGCCAAATGTAACGTTAAAGAATGGGAAGAAGTCGTTGTTTACAAAAGAAGGAACATCTATTGTCGTCACCGAAGGGAAGGATGATGGGATGACCCAGCCAACGGGTGACTCTGGAAATCGAATCGCTTGTGGTGAAATTTCAAAGAATAAACAAGGACAAAAAAAGGCGCAGGAAGAAAAAGAATAAAACTGAAAGCTATCTCTATCAGGGGATAGCTTTTTTGTGTATGTCCTCTTAAAAAAATTTATTCATAATGGGTAGGAATCTAAGCTTATCCAATAAGTGAGACATAAACTACATAAGAGACGGTAAGGAGGCGATAAAATGGACAAAAGACAATTTGGCGGATTCCCAGGACAAATGGGTTACCCACAAATGGGGGGCTATCAGCAACCTGGATTTGGACAAATGGGGGGCTATCAGCAACCTGGATTTGGACAAATGGGGGGCTATCAGCAACCTGGATTTGGACAAATGGGAGGCTATCAGCAACCTGGATTTGGACAAATGGGAGGTTACCAGCAGCCTGGATTTGGACAGATGATGGGAGGCTATCACCACCATCACGGCTATCCACAAATGATGGGAGGCTTTCCTCAACAAATGGGAGGCTTTCAACAACCGATGATGGGTGGGCAGCAAACAGACTTTCCACAAATGATGGGTGGACAGCAACCTGGATTCCCACAAATGATGGGCGGGCAACAGATGGGTGGATCGACTCAAGGGCAGAAACCACCATCAATGGGCGGTCAACGAAAAAAAGACAAAAAATAATAAGTGTCATCTGAATTATAGGTAAACCTGTCATCTTTTTATAAGGGACAGGTTTTTCTATTTCTTGCTTTTTATCGTATTTTTCAAGACAATGAATTCATTAAATTAATTTATTGGAGTGCATGGAAAATGGAACAAAAATTATATTACCTAGATGCGTACATACAAACGTTTTCTGCCCAAATAGTAAAACAAGAACAAGGTGAGCAAGGACAGTGGTATGTTGTTTTAGACCAGACAGCCTTTTATCCAATAGGTGGAGGACAGCCATCTGATCAAGGAACCATTGCGGATAGGAACGTTATCAATGTGGAAGAAAAAGAGGGAGAAATTCGTCATTACCTGGAAACCCCTTTACAGGAGATTGAAGGAATAAAAGAAGGGAGAGTTGATTGGGAAAGACGGTTCGATCATATGCAGCAGCATTGCGGACAGCATATTTTATCAGCAGCCTTTGATCATCTTTTTCAATATAAAACAGTTGGTTTTCATTTAGGCGCAGAGACGCTGACGATAGACCTTGAAACTGAAACTCTAACAGAACACGAAGTAAAAAGGGCAGAAGAACTTGCAAATAAAATTATTTTAGAAAATAGAGAGATTGAAGTGAAGTGGATAACGGAAGAAGAGTTATCCCAATATGCCCTTCGAAAAGAGACAAAGGTAAAAGAGGATATTCGACTTGTGATTATCCCGGATTTTGATTATAACGGCTGTGGTGGAACACATCCTAAATCAACTGGAGAGGTTAGCGCCATTAAAATATTAAATTGGGAAAGACAGAAGAAAAAGATTCGACTGCAATTTGTTTGCGGGCACCGAGTAATAAAGCAGCTTGAGAGAAAGCAAAAGGCGATGCTTGAATTAACTAAGCTACTCAATGCTCCCGAAAAAGAAATGGAAGCTGCTGTCAGTCGATTGATTGAAAACGGAAAAAGTTTGGAAAAGGCGTTGGAGCAAGCGAGGGAAAATTTACTTCAGTATGAAGCAAAGGAATTATTGGCCAAATCAGAGGACGCTCATCAAATAGTGGGTGAGGTATTTCAAAATCGCCCCATCCAAGAGCTGCAAAAGCTTGCTCGACTTATAACTGCGGAAAATGATCAGGTCCTAGTTTTCATTGTATCAACCAATGAAGGCAGGTTACAGCTTGTGTGTGCTAGGGGTGCCGCAAGAGAAGAGAATATGAAAGCATTGGTTGGAGAAATTCTACCAAAGATAAATGGAAAGGGCGGTGGAAATGAATCCTTTGCACAAGGCGGAGGAGATGCCCACCTACCAGCAGAAGAGATTCTTGATCTTATCCTAGCGCGTTTAAAATAGCTTCCTGTAAGTTTTCTTTGCTTGGATATTTAGGTATACTTGGATTAGAAACGTGAGAGGGTGAAAATCGTGGGATTTTTAGATGGATTAATGGGTAATGCATCAGAAGTAAATGCCGCAGAAGTACAGCGGGAATTCGGACGAGTTCTAGCACCAGCTGAACAAATTGAAAAGGCATATAAACTAATTCGTGATATGTTTATTTTTACTAATAAACGATTAATATTAGTAGACAAACAAGGACTTACAGGGAAAAAGGTCGAGTACCATTCGATTCCTTATAAAAGCATTACACATTTCAGTATTGAAACAGCAGGTAACTTTGACTTAGATGCAGAACTAAAAATTTGGATCTCAGGGAATGCCCTTCCATTACAAAAGCAATTTAACAAAAATCTTAACATCTATGAACTTCAAAGTGTTCTTGCAGAATATGTTCTGAAATAATACGACGAAGATGAGCTGGAGAGAAAAATATGAGAAAAGAGCTTCAAACAAACTTGCAATATGTGGATGCATTGAATGAGTGGGATCCATTTCAATTAAAGTCGGGCGGCTATGAAACAGAGATAGCTGATACCGTGCAAGCAGTGCATGAATTAAATGATACTAATAAGCTGGCTGAGCGAATTCAAGCCATTTATGAGTTCTCATTTGAAAAACTAATCCCGATGGAAAGCTGTTTGAAAATGGCAGATCAATTACTCACCATAAAAGCCAATGAATCTTGTTCTATCTAATAAAAAAAAGGACAAACCATTTTGGTTGTCCTCTCAAAAAGGGGGAATACTAGAAAGCTTTATAATTTAAGCTTTTCCAGATTCCTCTTTTTATATACTCTTAAAAAGAAAAAAATAAAAAAGCGGTACTTCTGAACCCGCTTTTCAACGTTGCTTTATAATCACTCACTATGTGCTAATAATTCAGTAGCAGGAATATCTAGAACAGTAGATATTTTTAGAATCGTTTGGTTACTTGGGATTTGTTCTCCAGATTCATACTTTTCAATGGTTTGCGTCCCCACTCTAACCTTTTGTGCTAGTTCCTCTTGGGTCATGTTTACTCTTTCGCGGTAAGTTTTAATGGTGTGGCCGATTGTATTCATACCGTTCACCTCTTTTTAGAAAATATATTTTCTCACTATTAGTATATCATTGTATTATTTTTTTACTTATTCCTTTTTTGAACATTTTGTTAAAAAATTCTTGCAGAGCCATTAATTCATGGAGAAGCTTTTTTGATTAAACCTATTTAGTATGATATAATCTTTAAATGCGTATATAAGGGTATAAATAATTATTACTTAGGAGTGTTTTCATGTCAGAAAAATTCGAAACAGGCAGTATAGTAACAGGTAAAGTAACGGGTATTCAACCATATGGTGCGTTCGTTGCGCTAGACGAAAATACACAAGGTCTTGTACACATCTCCGAAATCACGCACGGCTATGTAAAAGATATTAATGAACACCTTAAAGTTGGAGATGAAATCAAGGTTAAGGTATTATCTGTGGACGAAAGTGCTGGAAAAATCGGCTTATCTATTCGTGCAACAGAAGAAGCACCTGTTCAACAACAACAAGCTGTTAAAGCTAAGAAGCCTCGTAAGCGCCAGGCAGCAACAATTATTCCTGAAGCTGATGGTCAACAAGGTTTTAACACGTTAAAAGATAAGCTTCAAGAGTGGATTGATCAGTCACAACGCGAAGAAATCAAAAAATAAAGAATCTAAAAGCCTAGGACCTGCTATGACACATAGCTTGGACTAGGCTTTTTTTATAGATTAAAAAAAGTTTATTAGAAGTGTTCATTCTTTTTTTAGGCTCGGCTACAATAGTATTGTACATACATTAATTTCAGGATCGAAATGGAGGAAGGAATCATGCAATCCAACGTTAATACAAGTGAATTGATTGAGAAAACAGAGAAATATGGTGCAAATAACTATCATCCACTTCCAATTGTCATATCACGTGCAGAAGGTGTCTGGGTGGAAGACCCGGAAGGCAACAAATACATGGACATGCTTAGTGCATATTCTGCGGTAAACCAGGGTCATCGTCATCCAAAAATCATTCAAGCATTAAAGGATCAGGCAGACAAAGTCACATTAACTTCACGTGCCTTCCATAATGATCAGCTTGGCCCGTGGTATGAAAAAGTAAGCCAATTAACGAATAAAGAAATGGTCCTTCCAATGAATACAGGAGCAGAAGCTGTTGAGACGGCTGTAAAGGCAGCTCGCCGCTGGAGCTATGATGTGAAAGGGATTGCCGAAGACCAAGCAGAAATCATTGCTTGTGTAGGAAACTTCCACGGAAGAACAATGACAGCCGTTTCATTATCGTCCGATCCTGAATATAAACGTGGATTTGGTCCAATGCTTCCAGGAATTAAGCTCATTCCTTATGGAGATTTAGAGGCCTTAAAAGCAGCGATTACTCCAAATACAGCTGCATTCTTAATTGAACCGATTCAAGGTGAAGCTGGCATTGTCATTCCACCTGAAGGGTTTATCAAGCAAGCAATGGACCTTTGTAAGAAAAATAATGTTCTTTTTATAGCAGATGAAATTCAAGCGGGACTAGCACGTACTGGTAAAATGTTTGCATGTGAATGGGAGGGCATTGAACCGGACATGTATATTCTTGGCAAAGCACTTGGCGGGGGTGTTTTCCCCATTTCATGTGTCGTTGCCAATAAGGATATCTTGGGAGTATTTAATCCTGGTTCACATGGTTCTACTTTTGGCGGAAATCCAATGGCTTGTGCGGTTTCTATTGCAGCCTTAGATGTGCTGGTTGATGAACAGCTTGCACAAAAATCACTAGAACTTGGAGAATATTTTATTAGCGAATTAAAAGAAATTAAGAATCCTAAAATAAAGGACGTCCGAGGAAGAGGATTGTTCATCGGCGTAGAATTGACAGAAGCGGCTCGTCCGTATTGTGAACAATTAAAAGATTTTGGACTGCTATGTAAAGAAACTCATGATACAGTCATTCGTTTTGCACCTCCGCTCGTCATTACTAAAGAAGAGTTAGATTGGGCAATCGAACGGATTGTCAAAGTATTAGGTTAAGATTAACAAAATAGGGGTGCAAAAATGGGGACTAATGATGGAGATGGAATGGAAAAGGAAATAATCAACCTTCTTACATCAACGCAGATTGTTATTCATGATGCATTAAAAAAGCTAGGGCTTAATCAAGAAGTGTATCATTTGCTGGAAGAACCTTTAAGAACTATGACCGTACGAATACCCACTCGTATGGATGATGGTTCTACGAAAGTTTATACAGGCTTCCGTGCCCAGCATAATGATGCGGTTGGACCGACAATGGGCGGTGTCCGCTTTCACCCCATGGTAAGCGAACATGAAGTCAAAGCATTATCCATGTGGATGAGCTTGAAATGTGGGATTGCTGATTTACCCTTTGGTGGGGGCAAGGGCGGTATTGTATGTAACCCAAGGACCATGTCATCGGGGGAACTTGAACGTTTAAGCCGTGGATATGTTCGTGCAATCAGCCAAATCGTTGGGCCGACGAAGGATATACCGGCACCAGATATGTATACAAATTCGCAGGTTATGGCATGGATGATGGATGAATATAGCCGTCTCCGCCAATTTGACTCTCCCGGCTTTATAACGGGGAAACCGCTCGTGCTTGGAGGATCTGAGGGTCGGGAAAAAGCAGGAGCAAAGGGCGTAACGATTTGTATTGAAGAAGCAGCCAAAAAACGTGGAATTACCATAAATGGTGCCCGAGTTATTATTCAGGGTTTTGGAAATGCGGGAAGTTTTATTGCGAAATTTCTTCATGAAATGGGTGCCAGGATTATTGGAATCTCAGATGTCTATGGCGCACTGTATAATCCTGACGGCTTGCCAATTCAATATTTATTAGACCGTCGCGATAGCTTTGGTACTATAACTACCCTTTTTGAGGGCGTGATTACCAATCAAGAACTGCTTGAACAGGAATGTGATATTTTAATACCAGCTGCTGTTTCGAATCAAATTACTGCTGAAAATGCTCATAATATTAAAGCGAAGATTGTAGTAGAAGCCGCCAATGGCCCTACTACATTTGAAGCAACAAAAATACTAACAGAGCGTAATATTATGCTTGTTCCAGATGTACTTGCAGGTGCCGGTGGTGTTACCGTTTCCTATTTTGAGTGGGTCCAAAACAATCAAGGATATTATTGGAGTGAGGAAGAGGTTGAGTTCAGATTGAGGAAAAGAATCATCCAATCCTTCCATGATATTTATGAGCTTGCCATAGCACGGAATATTAATATGCGGTTAGCTGCTTATATGGTGGGCGTAAGAAAAATGGCAGAGGCATCCTTATTCAGAGGATGGTTATAAATAAAAAAAACCTTGCAGCCTCTTTTGGGCTGCAAGGTTTTTTATGCAAGTGACTTACACTCGATCCGTTTCTGGCTCTCTTACACGTTCTTCGTTTGGTTTAAAGAGAAGACCAAGGTTGATCAATCCAGCAATACCTACTAAACCGTAGATAATTCTAGAGAGGGCAGAATCTTGGCCACCAAATATGCTAGCGACAAGATCAAATTGAAAGAAGCCAATTAAGCCCCAATTAATGGCGCCAATAATAGTAAGAACTAGTGCTATACGTTGAATAGAACTCATGATTAATCCTCCTTTAAGATTGTTTCAGGTTTAGTTTGATTCAATATTTGCTTAACTATTCATAAAAAAATAAAATCCTTATTTTTGCAAAAAGGGAGATAATAATTAATAATGTTTAATGAAAAGGAGAGTGCAAACTATGGAAAATTTTACATTTTGGAATCCTACAAAGCTAATTTTCGGTAAGGGACAACTCGAACAATTAAAAAAGGAAATTCCTGTATACGGAAAAAAAGTATTGCTCGTTTATGGCGGTGGCAGTATTAAAAAGAGCGGTCTATACGATAATGTTCAAGCGCTTTTACAAGAAATAGGTGCTGAGGTATTTGAACTTTCAGGCGTGGAACCAAATCCACGTATCGCAACTGCGAGAAAAGGCGTAGAAATATGTAAAAAAGAAGGAATCGAATTCCTTTTAGCCGTAGGTGGAGGAAGTGTAATCGACTGTACAAAGTTGATTGCTGCAGGAGCAAAATATGACGGAGACGCCTGGGATCTAGTGATT from Bacillus sp. SLBN-46 encodes:
- a CDS encoding DHHA1 domain-containing protein; this encodes MEQKLYYLDAYIQTFSAQIVKQEQGEQGQWYVVLDQTAFYPIGGGQPSDQGTIADRNVINVEEKEGEIRHYLETPLQEIEGIKEGRVDWERRFDHMQQHCGQHILSAAFDHLFQYKTVGFHLGAETLTIDLETETLTEHEVKRAEELANKIILENREIEVKWITEEELSQYALRKETKVKEDIRLVIIPDFDYNGCGGTHPKSTGEVSAIKILNWERQKKKIRLQFVCGHRVIKQLERKQKAMLELTKLLNAPEKEMEAAVSRLIENGKSLEKALEQARENLLQYEAKELLAKSEDAHQIVGEVFQNRPIQELQKLARLITAENDQVLVFIVSTNEGRLQLVCARGAAREENMKALVGEILPKINGKGGGNESFAQGGGDAHLPAEEILDLILARLK
- a CDS encoding PH domain-containing protein encodes the protein MGFLDGLMGNASEVNAAEVQREFGRVLAPAEQIEKAYKLIRDMFIFTNKRLILVDKQGLTGKKVEYHSIPYKSITHFSIETAGNFDLDAELKIWISGNALPLQKQFNKNLNIYELQSVLAEYVLK
- a CDS encoding DUF1871 family protein, producing the protein MRKELQTNLQYVDALNEWDPFQLKSGGYETEIADTVQAVHELNDTNKLAERIQAIYEFSFEKLIPMESCLKMADQLLTIKANESCSI
- a CDS encoding helix-turn-helix transcriptional regulator codes for the protein MNTIGHTIKTYRERVNMTQEELAQKVRVGTQTIEKYESGEQIPSNQTILKISTVLDIPATELLAHSE
- the yugI gene encoding S1 domain-containing post-transcriptional regulator GSP13, producing MSEKFETGSIVTGKVTGIQPYGAFVALDENTQGLVHISEITHGYVKDINEHLKVGDEIKVKVLSVDESAGKIGLSIRATEEAPVQQQQAVKAKKPRKRQAATIIPEADGQQGFNTLKDKLQEWIDQSQREEIKK
- a CDS encoding ornithine--oxo-acid transaminase produces the protein MQSNVNTSELIEKTEKYGANNYHPLPIVISRAEGVWVEDPEGNKYMDMLSAYSAVNQGHRHPKIIQALKDQADKVTLTSRAFHNDQLGPWYEKVSQLTNKEMVLPMNTGAEAVETAVKAARRWSYDVKGIAEDQAEIIACVGNFHGRTMTAVSLSSDPEYKRGFGPMLPGIKLIPYGDLEALKAAITPNTAAFLIEPIQGEAGIVIPPEGFIKQAMDLCKKNNVLFIADEIQAGLARTGKMFACEWEGIEPDMYILGKALGGGVFPISCVVANKDILGVFNPGSHGSTFGGNPMACAVSIAALDVLVDEQLAQKSLELGEYFISELKEIKNPKIKDVRGRGLFIGVELTEAARPYCEQLKDFGLLCKETHDTVIRFAPPLVITKEELDWAIERIVKVLG
- a CDS encoding Glu/Leu/Phe/Val dehydrogenase — encoded protein: MGTNDGDGMEKEIINLLTSTQIVIHDALKKLGLNQEVYHLLEEPLRTMTVRIPTRMDDGSTKVYTGFRAQHNDAVGPTMGGVRFHPMVSEHEVKALSMWMSLKCGIADLPFGGGKGGIVCNPRTMSSGELERLSRGYVRAISQIVGPTKDIPAPDMYTNSQVMAWMMDEYSRLRQFDSPGFITGKPLVLGGSEGREKAGAKGVTICIEEAAKKRGITINGARVIIQGFGNAGSFIAKFLHEMGARIIGISDVYGALYNPDGLPIQYLLDRRDSFGTITTLFEGVITNQELLEQECDILIPAAVSNQITAENAHNIKAKIVVEAANGPTTFEATKILTERNIMLVPDVLAGAGGVTVSYFEWVQNNQGYYWSEEEVEFRLRKRIIQSFHDIYELAIARNINMRLAAYMVGVRKMAEASLFRGWL
- a CDS encoding DUF378 domain-containing protein — protein: MSSIQRIALVLTIIGAINWGLIGFFQFDLVASIFGGQDSALSRIIYGLVGIAGLINLGLLFKPNEERVREPETDRV